One Roseovarius bejariae genomic region harbors:
- a CDS encoding TAXI family TRAP transporter solute-binding subunit, giving the protein MNIRSILFGTAICAMAAAPAMSETRVTYKSAKSTSSYYQMAVQIAEAMETASDGEINVTVEESQGSVQNVMEVRARGGDYVFTTPPVLVKLAQGGKAMFEGKGNPAFDDIRALFPIPSLTMHFVMSDESGVESFDGLKGKTILLGKGSFGAREGEKYLGLFGVKDEVEVADVELSNAVPALKNGQIDGFVTAGSWPAPNVVEAAASTGVTVLSLSDEQIAETKRTKLVIPAGTYAGQDEDIVTTSLPVVAYTTTKMDEDTAYTLTKTYWEQKGDMAEAAKWWAGVDEGLMANITGKIHPGAVRYYEEAGMSLTDAQK; this is encoded by the coding sequence ATGAACATTCGTTCCATTCTTTTCGGCACGGCAATCTGTGCCATGGCAGCGGCCCCGGCCATGTCGGAAACGCGGGTGACCTACAAATCGGCGAAATCGACCTCGTCCTATTACCAGATGGCGGTGCAGATCGCCGAGGCGATGGAGACGGCATCCGACGGTGAAATCAACGTCACGGTCGAGGAAAGCCAGGGCTCGGTCCAGAACGTGATGGAAGTGCGGGCGCGCGGCGGTGATTACGTCTTCACCACGCCCCCGGTCTTGGTGAAGCTGGCACAGGGCGGCAAGGCGATGTTCGAGGGCAAGGGCAACCCGGCCTTCGACGACATCCGCGCGCTGTTCCCGATCCCGTCGCTGACCATGCATTTCGTGATGAGCGACGAGAGCGGCGTCGAGAGTTTCGACGGCCTGAAGGGCAAGACGATCCTTCTGGGCAAGGGCAGTTTCGGTGCGCGAGAGGGCGAGAAATACCTTGGGCTGTTCGGTGTGAAGGACGAGGTCGAGGTGGCCGACGTGGAACTGTCGAACGCGGTGCCCGCGCTCAAGAACGGCCAGATCGACGGGTTTGTCACCGCAGGCTCGTGGCCCGCGCCCAACGTGGTTGAGGCCGCAGCCTCGACCGGGGTGACGGTTCTGTCGCTGAGCGATGAACAGATTGCCGAAACCAAGCGCACCAAGCTGGTGATCCCGGCGGGTACCTATGCGGGGCAGGATGAGGATATCGTCACCACCTCGCTTCCCGTAGTGGCCTATACGACCACGAAGATGGACGAGGACACGGCCTATACCCTGACGAAAACCTATTGGGAGCAGAAGGGTGATATGGCCGAAGCCGCCAAGTGGTGGGCCGGGGTTGATGAGGGCCTGATGGCGAATATCACCGGCAAGATCCACCCCGGCGCCGTGCGCTATTACGAAGAGGCGGGCATGAGCCTGACCGACGCACAAAAGTGA
- a CDS encoding TRAP transporter fused permease subunit has translation MSIGISDTPAPQGVARAFWASFALASVVFHLGLVFSGLVPNLVSRPVHLIFVLPWVLVWGRQGMALWSGLALCALGVASAAWVALSHDTLADQYGFLEGDVQVWIAAVLICVVLEAARRAIGWPLPLVALAALLYGLFGQHIPGRFGHSGTPVESFLGTLTIAEGGLWGTLTAVSVNVVAIFVIFGAVLNAGEAGQGFMNVAAAAAGRLRGGAAKVSVLSSALFGSISGSASANVASTGAITLPAMERLGYPKRIAAAVEAVASSGGQIMPPLMGAGAFVMVELTGVPYTGIMAAAALPALLYFWAVWIGIDGYARRFDLRGLAKEDRPEARAVLITSGFFLVPFGVLLWGMFGLNVTPQYAACLAIMAAAVLLLIGADLRFDVKRATQRIEAALMAAGRQVALIGSIIFCASLVIGVLGVTGLGVKITSLILSASGGLLWPSLLLTAIACLVLGMEVPTTAAYVICVSVAGPALIELGLDPLQAHLFVFWYALLSTITPPVCGAVFIASGMIGENWLRVAVTAMALGVGLYLIPLGMVANPDVIGLAESLGPAILAALKVAVGLALISWALVRKKAAALRAAALVSGLGAILWPL, from the coding sequence GTGAGCATCGGCATAAGCGATACCCCCGCGCCGCAGGGTGTGGCGCGGGCGTTCTGGGCCAGCTTCGCGCTGGCCTCTGTCGTCTTTCACCTCGGGTTGGTGTTTTCCGGGCTGGTTCCCAATCTGGTCAGCCGCCCCGTACACCTGATTTTCGTGCTGCCCTGGGTGCTGGTCTGGGGGCGGCAGGGCATGGCGTTGTGGTCGGGGCTCGCGCTGTGTGCCCTTGGCGTGGCGTCGGCGGCCTGGGTGGCGCTGAGCCACGACACACTGGCGGATCAATACGGGTTTCTGGAAGGCGATGTTCAGGTCTGGATCGCCGCCGTGCTCATATGCGTGGTTCTGGAGGCGGCCCGGCGGGCGATTGGCTGGCCCTTGCCGCTGGTGGCATTGGCGGCGCTCTTATATGGCCTCTTCGGGCAGCATATCCCGGGCCGTTTCGGCCATTCGGGAACGCCGGTGGAAAGTTTCCTCGGCACGCTCACCATTGCCGAAGGCGGGCTTTGGGGCACGCTGACGGCGGTTTCGGTGAACGTGGTGGCGATCTTCGTGATCTTCGGGGCGGTCCTGAACGCGGGCGAGGCCGGGCAGGGCTTCATGAACGTGGCCGCGGCGGCGGCAGGGCGGTTGCGCGGCGGGGCGGCCAAGGTTTCGGTTCTTTCGTCGGCCTTGTTCGGCTCGATCTCGGGCTCGGCCTCGGCCAATGTGGCCTCGACGGGCGCCATTACCCTGCCGGCGATGGAGCGTCTGGGATACCCCAAGCGGATCGCGGCAGCGGTGGAAGCCGTGGCCAGTTCCGGCGGACAGATCATGCCGCCGCTGATGGGGGCCGGGGCCTTCGTCATGGTGGAACTGACGGGCGTGCCCTACACGGGCATCATGGCTGCCGCCGCCTTACCGGCGCTTTTGTATTTCTGGGCGGTCTGGATCGGGATTGACGGCTATGCGCGGCGCTTTGACCTGCGCGGATTGGCGAAAGAGGACCGGCCCGAGGCGCGCGCGGTCCTGATCACCTCGGGATTCTTCCTCGTCCCCTTCGGCGTGCTGCTTTGGGGGATGTTCGGGCTGAACGTCACCCCGCAATATGCCGCCTGCCTTGCCATCATGGCGGCGGCGGTCTTGTTGCTGATCGGCGCGGACCTGCGGTTTGACGTCAAACGCGCCACGCAACGCATTGAAGCGGCCCTTATGGCCGCGGGTCGGCAGGTGGCGCTGATCGGGTCGATCATCTTCTGCGCCTCGCTGGTGATCGGGGTGCTGGGGGTGACCGGGTTGGGCGTCAAGATCACCTCGCTGATCCTGTCGGCCTCGGGCGGTCTGCTCTGGCCCTCACTTTTGCTCACGGCTATCGCCTGCCTCGTGCTGGGGATGGAGGTGCCCACCACGGCGGCCTATGTGATCTGCGTCTCGGTGGCCGGGCCTGCGCTCATCGAATTGGGCTTGGACCCGCTACAGGCGCATCTTTTCGTCTTCTGGTACGCGTTACTTTCAACGATCACACCGCCCGTTTGCGGCGCGGTCTTCATCGCCTCTGGCATGATCGGGGAAAATTGGCTGCGGGTGGCGGTGACGGCCATGGCGCTTGGGGTGGGCCTCTATCTGATCCCATTGGGGATGGTGGCCAACCCCGATGTCATCGGCCTTGCCGAAAGTCTTGGTCCGGCCATCTTGGCCGCGCTTAAGGTCGCCGTAGGTCTTGCGCTGATCAGCTGGGCCTTGGTGCGCAAAAAAGCGGCCGCCCTACGCGCCGCCGCCCTTGTTTCTGGTCTCGGGGCCATCCTCTGGCCCCTCTGA
- the grxD gene encoding Grx4 family monothiol glutaredoxin: MSDAKTQIDETVKSNDVVLYMKGTKDMPQCGFSSRVAGVLNYMGVEFTDVNVLADEAIRQGIKDYSDWPTIPQLYIKGEFVGGCDIITEMTLSGELDQMFDQNGVTYDKDAAEKIREANA, translated from the coding sequence ATGAGTGACGCCAAAACCCAGATCGACGAAACCGTGAAATCCAACGACGTGGTGCTTTACATGAAAGGCACCAAGGACATGCCGCAATGCGGCTTCTCCTCGCGCGTGGCGGGGGTGCTCAACTACATGGGCGTCGAATTTACGGATGTGAACGTGCTGGCAGATGAAGCCATCCGCCAAGGCATCAAGGATTACTCCGACTGGCCGACCATTCCGCAACTTTACATCAAGGGCGAATTCGTCGGCGGCTGCGACATCATCACCGAGATGACCCTCTCGGGCGAATTGGACCAGATGTTCGACCAGAACGGCGTGACCTATGACAAGGACGCCGCCGAGAAGATCCGCGAAGCCAACGCCTGA
- a CDS encoding BolA/IbaG family iron-sulfur metabolism protein: protein MPIQAQEIEDLIRAEFPQAQITITDLAGDGNHYAAEVIDASFKGMNRVQQQRAVYAALKGKMDGPSGDLHALALTTKAPD from the coding sequence ATGCCCATTCAAGCTCAGGAAATCGAAGACCTGATCCGCGCCGAGTTTCCGCAAGCCCAGATCACCATCACCGATCTGGCCGGTGACGGAAACCACTATGCCGCCGAAGTGATCGATGCCTCCTTCAAGGGCATGAACCGCGTACAGCAACAACGCGCGGTCTACGCGGCCCTCAAAGGCAAGATGGATGGCCCCTCAGGCGATCTGCACGCCCTTGCCCTGACCACGAAAGCACCGGACTAA
- the purL gene encoding phosphoribosylformylglycinamidine synthase subunit PurL: MQDPAITPELIEAHGLKPEEYDMILEIIGREPTFTELGIFSAMWNEHCSYKSSKKWLRTLPTEGPQVICGPGENAGVVDIGDGQAVIFKMESHNHPSYIEPYQGAATGVGGILRDVFTMGARPIAAMNSLSFGEPDHPKTRQLVHGVVEGVGGYGNCFGVPTVGGEVRFDPAYNGNCLVNAFAAGLVDSDKIYYSEASGVGMPVVYLGAKTGRDGVGGATMASAEFDESIEEKRPTVQVGDPFTEKRLMEATLELMATGAVISIQDMGAAGLTCSAVEMGDKGGLGVKLQLDQVPQREENMTAYEMMLSESQERMLMVLRPEKEAEARAVFEKWDLDFAIVGETIAEDRFLIMHGNEVKADLPLATLSGSAPEYDRPWNEPEPAEALDADSVPGVDPIDGLKALVGSPNYCSRQWVYEQYDTMVMADTARGPGLGAGLIRVHGTDKLLAFTSDVTPRYVRANPTEGGKQAVAEAYRNLTALGALPLATTDNMNFGNPEKPEIMGQFVGAIKGIGQAVSALDMPIVSGNVSLYNETDGQAILPTPTIGAVGLIDKAENAITGEVRDGHVAILIGETTGHLGQSAILSEVYNRAEGDAPAVDLDAEKRNGDFIRANHTLIKACTDLSDGGLALAAFEMAEAAGVGVQLDSDDTATLFGEDQARYLVACNFDQAEALMIEAGRAGVPIQSVGKFTGDTVKFGTSEAPLAELSAIYRNSFGETFA, encoded by the coding sequence ATGCAGGACCCGGCAATTACGCCCGAACTGATCGAGGCCCATGGCCTCAAGCCAGAAGAATACGACATGATCCTCGAGATCATCGGCCGCGAACCCACCTTCACCGAACTGGGCATCTTCTCGGCCATGTGGAACGAACATTGTTCCTACAAATCCTCCAAGAAATGGCTGCGCACCCTGCCCACCGAGGGGCCACAGGTGATCTGCGGACCGGGCGAAAACGCCGGCGTTGTCGACATCGGCGACGGGCAGGCCGTGATCTTCAAGATGGAAAGCCACAACCACCCGTCCTACATCGAACCCTACCAGGGCGCGGCCACCGGCGTGGGCGGTATACTGCGCGACGTCTTCACCATGGGCGCGCGCCCCATCGCAGCGATGAACTCGCTTAGTTTCGGCGAACCGGACCACCCCAAAACCCGGCAACTGGTACATGGCGTCGTCGAAGGTGTCGGCGGCTATGGCAATTGCTTTGGCGTGCCCACCGTGGGTGGCGAGGTCCGGTTTGATCCGGCCTATAACGGCAACTGCCTTGTGAACGCCTTTGCCGCGGGCCTCGTCGACAGCGACAAGATCTATTACTCCGAGGCCTCGGGCGTCGGGATGCCGGTCGTCTACCTCGGGGCCAAGACGGGCCGCGACGGGGTCGGCGGGGCCACCATGGCCAGCGCCGAATTCGACGAGTCGATCGAAGAAAAACGCCCCACCGTACAGGTGGGCGACCCCTTCACCGAAAAACGCCTGATGGAAGCCACGCTGGAACTGATGGCCACCGGCGCGGTGATCTCGATTCAGGATATGGGCGCGGCGGGCCTCACCTGTTCGGCGGTGGAAATGGGCGACAAGGGCGGCCTTGGCGTCAAGCTGCAACTCGACCAGGTCCCGCAGCGCGAAGAAAACATGACCGCCTACGAGATGATGCTGTCCGAAAGCCAGGAACGCATGCTCATGGTCCTGCGCCCGGAAAAAGAGGCCGAGGCCCGCGCGGTCTTCGAAAAATGGGACCTCGATTTCGCCATCGTCGGCGAAACCATCGCCGAGGATCGCTTCCTCATCATGCACGGCAACGAGGTCAAGGCCGACCTGCCGCTGGCCACCCTTTCGGGTAGCGCGCCAGAATACGACCGGCCTTGGAACGAACCAGAGCCCGCCGAAGCGCTGGACGCCGACAGCGTGCCGGGCGTCGATCCCATCGACGGGCTCAAGGCGCTTGTCGGATCTCCCAACTACTGCTCACGCCAATGGGTCTATGAACAATACGACACCATGGTCATGGCCGACACCGCACGCGGCCCCGGGCTTGGGGCGGGTCTCATCCGTGTGCACGGCACCGACAAGCTGCTGGCTTTCACCTCGGACGTGACGCCGCGCTACGTGCGCGCCAACCCCACAGAAGGCGGCAAACAGGCCGTGGCCGAGGCCTATCGCAACCTCACCGCCCTTGGCGCCCTGCCCTTGGCAACCACCGACAACATGAACTTCGGCAACCCCGAAAAACCCGAGATCATGGGACAGTTCGTCGGCGCCATCAAAGGCATCGGTCAGGCGGTTTCGGCGCTCGATATGCCGATCGTGTCGGGCAATGTCTCGCTTTACAACGAAACCGATGGGCAGGCGATCCTGCCCACCCCGACCATCGGGGCGGTCGGCCTGATCGACAAGGCCGAGAACGCCATCACCGGCGAGGTGCGCGACGGCCATGTCGCCATCCTCATCGGCGAGACCACCGGCCACCTCGGCCAATCCGCGATTCTCTCGGAGGTCTACAACCGCGCCGAGGGTGACGCCCCCGCCGTTGATCTCGACGCCGAGAAACGCAACGGCGATTTCATCCGCGCCAATCACACCCTGATCAAGGCCTGTACCGACCTCTCCGATGGCGGCCTCGCCCTTGCGGCCTTCGAAATGGCCGAGGCCGCAGGCGTGGGGGTACAACTGGACAGCGACGACACCGCCACCCTCTTTGGCGAGGATCAGGCCCGTTACTTGGTGGCCTGCAACTTCGATCAGGCCGAGGCGCTGATGATCGAAGCGGGCCGTGCGGGCGTTCCGATCCAGAGCGTCGGCAAATTCACCGGCGATACGGTCAAATTCGGCACCTCCGAAGCGCCCCTCGCAGAACTCTCTGCAATCTACCGCAACAGCTTTGGCGAGACTTTCGCCTGA